A genomic region of Syntrophales bacterium contains the following coding sequences:
- a CDS encoding ORF6N domain-containing protein: MTSTVPTELIVNKIAFLRSEKVLLDYDLAKLYGVETKVLKQAVRRNIKRFPDDFMFELTKEENRSLRSQNVTLKRGQHSKYSPFAFTEQGVAMLSSVLNSERAIEVNIAIMRAFVQLRKMIASNNKLAQKLAELEQHLESHDEQIQAIFEAIRQLMTPPAKPRKKIGF, translated from the coding sequence ATGACATCAACTGTCCCCACTGAATTAATTGTCAATAAGATAGCTTTTCTTCGTAGTGAAAAAGTTTTGTTAGATTATGATCTTGCAAAGCTTTATGGCGTAGAAACAAAGGTTTTAAAGCAAGCAGTACGGAGAAACATAAAACGTTTTCCTGATGATTTTATGTTTGAACTGACAAAAGAGGAAAATCGATCTTTAAGGTCACAAAATGTGACCTTAAAAAGAGGTCAGCATTCAAAGTATTCACCATTCGCCTTTACAGAACAAGGTGTGGCAATGCTATCTTCTGTTCTAAATAGCGAACGTGCTATTGAAGTAAACATTGCAATCATGAGAGCTTTTGTTCAGTTAAGAAAGATGATTGCATCCAATAACAAACTGGCACAGAAACTTGCAGAACTCGAACAACATCTGGAAAGTCATGATGAACAGATTCAGGCCATTTTTGAGGCGATCCGTCAACTCATGACGCCGCCCGCGAAACCACGCAAGAAAATCGGATTTTAG
- a CDS encoding DEAD/DEAH box helicase family protein produces MEKEAKARIRINSLLQRSGWRFFDDKTGPANIALETNVKIKKKVLDQFGDDFEKTGNGYVDYLLLDSKGFPCAVLEAKSEKLDPLAGKEQARKYARSSNVRFIILSNGNLHYFWDLEHGNPSIIIDFPSQESLGQYRTFKPNPESLVKEKVEDDYIAITQSPVYRSAPSWNNPDERDDFIKDNNLKFLRPYQLNAIYALQKSVKSGGNRFLFEMATGTGKTLASAAVIKLFLKTGNASRVLFLVDRIELENQAWKNLVRCLKNDYTCVIFKENRDDWRKAEIVVSTVQSLSFNNKYRRLFSPTDFDLIISDEAHRSISGNSRAVFEYFVGYKLGLTATPKDYLKKIDPEKISKQDPREWERRQLLDSYITFGCASGIPTFRYSLVDGVNDGFLVNPVVVDARTEITTQLLSDLGYSVLIENEEGKLEEKIFFQKDFEKKFFSDKTNGILCKTFLENAIRDPLSNEIGKSIIFCVSQNHASKITQTLNIFADSLFPGKYNSDFAVQVTSIIPDAQQFSISFANNNLNGHTRVLEGYLSSKTRVCVTVGMMTTGYDCEDILNLCLMRPIFSPTDFIQIKGRGTRKYSFLHKIKENGHMEEYKKEKRTFKLFDFFATCEYFEEKFNYDEVLELPPTGTGTGTGDGGGINVDEFENIQPDPLSSYIESRVGLDGMKIDRKFYDQFEETVKKDDTVRQHYERGDMKAAEEYIRKNLFDKPEEFFNLEKLRKSVHLDRRLRLWEILEKTFGDIERFKSKDELLDEELDKFVSIHKPDASRISRIKGFFKAYIADSEIRDIIESKEYNRLATNPKVTIADLKDLEEWRNVIPEYVKDYVPLNTFL; encoded by the coding sequence ATGGAAAAAGAAGCCAAAGCAAGGATAAGAATTAATAGCCTCCTTCAGCGTTCAGGGTGGCGGTTTTTTGATGATAAAACCGGCCCGGCCAATATTGCGCTGGAAACAAATGTCAAAATAAAGAAGAAAGTTCTTGACCAGTTTGGTGATGATTTTGAGAAAACCGGCAATGGATATGTTGATTACCTCCTGCTCGACAGCAAAGGCTTCCCCTGTGCGGTACTTGAAGCAAAATCTGAAAAATTAGACCCACTGGCCGGCAAAGAGCAGGCCCGCAAATACGCCAGATCGTCAAATGTTCGCTTTATCATTCTTTCCAATGGAAACCTCCATTATTTCTGGGACCTGGAGCACGGTAATCCCTCTATTATAATCGACTTTCCTTCTCAGGAATCATTAGGCCAGTACAGGACATTTAAACCCAATCCTGAAAGCCTTGTTAAGGAAAAAGTCGAAGACGATTATATCGCTATTACCCAGAGCCCCGTGTATCGTTCCGCTCCCAGCTGGAATAATCCTGATGAGCGCGATGACTTTATCAAAGACAACAACCTGAAATTTCTGCGGCCTTATCAGTTGAATGCCATTTACGCCCTGCAGAAGTCTGTAAAAAGCGGCGGCAACCGTTTTCTCTTTGAGATGGCCACAGGCACCGGCAAAACGCTTGCGTCCGCCGCCGTTATCAAACTCTTTTTAAAAACAGGCAATGCCAGCCGTGTCCTTTTCCTGGTCGATAGAATCGAGTTGGAAAACCAGGCCTGGAAAAATCTTGTCCGTTGCCTGAAGAATGATTACACCTGCGTCATCTTCAAAGAAAACCGCGACGATTGGCGCAAGGCCGAGATTGTCGTTTCCACAGTACAGAGCCTTTCGTTCAATAATAAGTATAGACGCCTGTTTTCCCCGACAGATTTTGATCTGATCATATCTGATGAAGCCCACCGCTCAATCAGCGGAAACAGCCGGGCTGTGTTCGAATATTTTGTGGGTTATAAATTGGGGCTTACCGCCACGCCAAAGGATTACCTGAAGAAGATCGACCCGGAAAAAATCAGTAAGCAAGACCCGCGGGAATGGGAACGCAGGCAACTCCTCGATTCGTATATAACCTTTGGCTGTGCCAGCGGAATCCCCACTTTCAGGTACAGCCTCGTCGACGGAGTAAATGACGGGTTTCTGGTCAACCCGGTTGTCGTAGATGCCAGGACGGAAATCACTACACAGCTCCTGTCCGACCTTGGTTATTCCGTGCTTATTGAAAACGAAGAAGGAAAATTAGAGGAAAAGATCTTTTTCCAGAAAGACTTTGAGAAGAAGTTTTTTTCAGATAAAACAAATGGAATCCTGTGCAAAACCTTTCTTGAAAACGCAATCAGGGACCCTTTAAGCAATGAAATCGGCAAAAGCATCATTTTCTGCGTAAGCCAGAACCATGCTTCCAAAATCACCCAGACCCTCAATATATTTGCTGATAGCCTGTTCCCCGGAAAATACAACTCTGATTTCGCCGTACAGGTGACTTCAATAATTCCAGACGCACAGCAGTTTTCAATCAGTTTTGCAAACAACAACCTGAACGGACACACCAGGGTGCTGGAGGGATATCTCAGCTCCAAAACCCGTGTCTGCGTGACTGTCGGCATGATGACCACCGGTTATGATTGCGAAGACATTTTAAACCTCTGCCTGATGCGTCCTATATTTTCTCCCACTGATTTCATACAGATCAAGGGCCGGGGCACAAGGAAATATTCTTTCCTTCATAAAATAAAAGAAAATGGCCACATGGAGGAATATAAGAAGGAAAAGAGAACATTTAAACTCTTTGATTTCTTTGCCACCTGCGAGTATTTTGAGGAGAAATTCAATTACGACGAGGTACTGGAACTGCCCCCCACCGGAACAGGGACGGGCACTGGTGATGGCGGTGGCATCAATGTTGACGAATTCGAAAACATCCAGCCGGACCCATTATCGTCTTACATAGAGTCACGCGTGGGTCTTGACGGAATGAAGATAGATCGCAAATTCTACGATCAATTCGAGGAAACCGTCAAAAAAGATGATACGGTTCGTCAGCACTATGAACGCGGTGATATGAAAGCTGCCGAGGAATACATCAGGAAGAATCTCTTTGATAAACCCGAAGAATTCTTCAATCTTGAGAAACTAAGAAAATCGGTTCATCTGGATAGGCGGCTCAGGTTATGGGAGATTCTTGAGAAGACCTTCGGAGATATTGAACGGTTCAAGTCCAAAGATGAACTTCTTGATGAGGAACTGGATAAATTTGTGTCCATCCACAAACCGGACGCCTCCCGCATTTCCCGAATCAAGGGGTTTTTCAAGGCTTATATTGCTGACAGTGAAATCCGGGACATCATAGAGAGTAAAGAATACAATCGCCTTGCCACCAATCCCAAGGTGACTATTGCCGATCTTAAGGACCTTGAAGAGTGGCGAAATGTAATACCTGAATATGTAAAGGACTATGTCCCCCTGAACACATTTTTGTAA